The Solanum pennellii chromosome 7, SPENNV200 DNA segment CATTGACCTAGGCAGTTGGATCTTTCTATTCCGGTTTATAAATTGAACTGCTTGAGTTACAGGTGTGTCCTGATTTAGAGagcattttattatttatgataCTTTGTTTCATGTGGAGCAGGTATTTCTAAGACTGACCTTGTGACTTTGGAGAAGCATGTGGTATATTcactcacaaaagaaaagacAGCATCTTACTTTTACATTATGCAAAGTACCCGATCAACCGATCAAGACATGCTAGTTTCTGTTAAGGAGATTATTGAGAGGTTAGTTCTTGTCTTGTTAACTGCTTTGGGTAGAAaatatcttttgtttttttaaatcaaGGGTAGTGTAAGAGATGGGCTTTTTCAACAAGAACTCTTGTATCTCTAATGTTAGAGTAGCACATTTGTTTGATGATATTGCTAGCAGTATCATCAAACAAATGTGCTATTCTAACATGAGAGATACAAGAGTTCTTGTTGAAAAAGCCTATTCACGACGTAAAGTAAATATACATAATTGCTTGTATGATTTGTTAATAGCATTAATTCATGTATTCTGGTACCTTTTGCTACTACAAAAATGAAAAGTGATAAAGTGTTTATCTGAATAGCTTACAGGGTCCATTGGTGAAAAGGAGTTCTGGTAGTTGGTCTGCTACAGAAGTAGTTGAGTACTATCATCTGCTTCCCTATGCCAATATCATAGCAACCTTTTTCCTGAGGTACCTTCAATTTCAATTGACCTTTATTTGTGGTGAGCTGTCAATAGATTTTGCTTTATAGTCATTGCTGCCTGGCTTAACATGTTTTTGTGTCTCAGCCAATTTGCTTAGTTCCTTGGTATGTTGAAGATTTCAGTCACATCATTCATTCCTTCTGAAGCTTGAGTACATTTGGATACTACTATATTAACCTTTATGATGCAGTTCTTATTCTTGGTTTTTGTTCTTCAAGTTGATACATGTATACTGAAATTGAACTTGACTGTTGGGCCTAGCCGTTCTTGCAGCAGTCTTCATGCTGCTTAACAACTTTGTGTGATCAAATTGACAAATGCCAACATATGAATGACTTATGTTTTGTGCTTTTGCTTGATTCATTAGGCCTAGCAAATCATTGAACAAGACTTGTACCGTAAGGGAAAGATAAGGAAATTAGTCGTGAATATGGTGCTAAAAGAACATCATACCCACCTTTATTTAAAGAGCTTTTTTTGACAACTGAGAAATGCCTGGCTAGTGGTGCTGGGTTTGAAACTTGTTAGATAACAACCACtcctctacccttctccacttaaatattGTCTGTGGAAGGGGTTGAACCCATGATGTGCGCCTAACCACACATCACAAGCTGTACTCTTACCACTAGAAGCCCTAGGGATGTAAATAACTTTAGTTTCGAGAATTAGAAACAACTGATTTACTTAGGTAAGTTGGTACTTATTCATCATCAAATTTCTTTTAAGGTAATATACTTAATTGTGCATAACAAACTTACTTGCAAGATTGAGCTATTTTCAGTTTTAGTCCTCTTTTGCTCTGTTTATGCTGGGAGCTTATACTGTATATCCTTTATGTATGTGCATAGACCTGATCAAAATATGTATATCCATTGAGTTAAGGTGGGGGAGGGGGGAGCCAAGTTTTTTTGTATCTTGTTTATAACAAACCAAAATACCTTGCACGAAAAGATCAATCTCATAAAGAAATCTAAATACCTTCATTACAGCTAGCCACGTAATCTAAATAGTCTTGTATTTGCTTAGGTTACGTGGCTAGCTGTAATGAAGGTATTTAGATTTCTTTATGAGATTGATCTTTTCGTGCAAGTTATTTAGGTTTGTTATAAACAAGATACAAAATAACCCAGATCTAACTTGTCTTTGACAATCATATTTTGTATGGGCTTAGCACTATGTTGACAAGCTACTAAATTGATGCAGGGAAGTTTCTAGTTTGGAGGGCTCAAATACCAGAATCCATGAGGATATAACAGgcaattgtaaaaaaaaaatttctgaGAGCAGAATCTCATTGGTTGATCAAAACTCGGGCAATGTAAGCATCATGACTGCTATAGGTTCAGAAAGCGCTTGCAGTAATGTGGCCAATGATGTGTATGACAGAACGGTCAACCCTACAGACGCTTTTGGTGCAGAAGTTGTTGCCGACGGTGCGTGTGAAAGGAAAACAGGGGACGAGAAAGATTCTGGGAAGGAAAATGGTGTGCATCATCACCACAAAACAGTGAGGACCCATGGGAGATTTAGTGGTAAAGCCAAAAAGACAAGTGGTTGTAATGGAAACCAGGGCGTTGAGGAGAAGGTTAAAAAGATTGAAGGAAAGACGCCTGATGAAAGTTATGAAGCTTTAATTGGAACCAAGTCAGATAGTATAAACCTTGAAATTTCAGAGGCAAAACACGGTGATGGTTGCCATGAAAAAGTTGGCCATTCTGCTGTTGGTCAAGAAGCAACTGCGATAGGTGGCCCCCATAATATATGGAAAAGTGAAGAAGCAGGAAGCGATTGTTCAATTAAAAATACAGGAATTGTAGATCTCAGTGGTAATAAGCTAACTGGTGTCAACTTGAAATGTTTAAATGATACAAGTAGAAAGGTACAACATGAAAATAGCAGAGATTATGAGGATTCAACTGTAAAAGAACTGCATGCTATCATCAACCACCCAAGGACACCAGAAGAGAAAACTGAGGAGCTGGTGAAGTCCACCAAAGGCTGTGAAATCAATGATTATAATGGTATGGAGTTAGCTGGTGCTCATCTTAAAACTTTGGAGGTGAAAATTAATGATGGCTATCACTTTTCTAGTTCTCCTACTAGGCCTCAGAGGATGGAAATTGATGCATGTATTCCCTTCTCCAAAAATGGAAATAATAGCAAGGATGAGCTCATCAAAAAAGTTCATCAGCAGAAAAAGAGGACGAGGGAGAGTGGTGGAGAAATCATTGGAAGTGGTATAGTTCGCAAGGTAGACAATTTCAGTTAATGCAGTAAAAGTTATTGATTACGATGAATTACTCTTGTTTGTTTTTACTAATTCTCCCTTTCTCTTTTCAAGAGCATTCATGAAATTGCCCCACTTGGGATGAATTAGTGATtaaagaagaaatttcatctAGAAATAGcagaatttaattttaatggacctcttctcttctcttctattccCAAAAGTTTCTGCATTTGTGTATGCTTTGCCGGTCCAAACAACAGACATTAATCCATCCTTGAATTGCAGTTCTTAGTGATAGTATTAGTAGTAGTGACACTAATACGCATAATGGCATGACATTAATAAGAAGTAGTAATACTGCTAATTATTATAGCAGACGTTTTGGAtgatatacattattttttttaatgtgtcTTCCTCAAGCCTTGTACAAGGGAGGCATCCACTTGATACCTTGATCTAGTTGTTGTAATTGTTATTTTGCTTATAAGCAAAACTTGATGATCTTATCCAGTAGAAGTAACTAGTCTTTGTAATGCTTCATTTTCCGACCTCTTCCCCTTCAAATTACCATACATTCCCATTGGATCAATAGTGTTTGAACACTTCCCTATTATGTGTATTAGCAATCAttattac contains these protein-coding regions:
- the LOC107026139 gene encoding uncharacterized protein LOC107026139 — encoded protein: MEPELVSTEEVVNALLEYLVGPRLPLKSSAVKEPPTLSQQQSVAKQLHAVVILYNYYQRKEDPQAQHLDFESFCKLAMTLKPALMSYMKFMNQSDLTSSKDMNNDLSVTEKAIQDACNISCALDASKDVPAINKWLISKVSVLLVDSKKETCYLFYSLVTDGVWSLIEKCLELPTAEIEGMVEGIKRQTSMRPVTVEQKDDDSGFQQLAFLAVEDATGISKTDLVTLEKHVVYSLTKEKTASYFYIMQSTRSTDQDMLVSVKEIIESLQGPLVKRSSGSWSATEVVEYYHLLPYANIIATFFLREVSSLEGSNTRIHEDITGNCKKKISESRISLVDQNSGNVSIMTAIGSESACSNVANDVYDRTVNPTDAFGAEVVADGACERKTGDEKDSGKENGVHHHHKTVRTHGRFSGKAKKTSGCNGNQGVEEKVKKIEGKTPDESYEALIGTKSDSINLEISEAKHGDGCHEKVGHSAVGQEATAIGGPHNIWKSEEAGSDCSIKNTGIVDLSGNKLTGVNLKCLNDTSRKVQHENSRDYEDSTVKELHAIINHPRTPEEKTEELVKSTKGCEINDYNGMELAGAHLKTLEVKINDGYHFSSSPTRPQRMEIDACIPFSKNGNNSKDELIKKVHQQKKRTRESGGEIIGSGIVRKAERADEVKADKEDLSTISPNRNGISVAHARFVPCKHESTDISDLQTVLASKEEALTKSSLEVLFQKRQKLCDQQLKLGNEIASCDKSIERILDGGKDSLALKIDTVLAFCDEMCLKDRASIQEDGNPHHKEFGLIQPMSGRRLSKAVHTP